The following coding sequences are from one Nitrosopumilaceae archaeon window:
- a CDS encoding gas vesicle protein GvpG, with protein sequence MFITYLIIKLTLDSILKECNRITAEHISQEHIRLIKSRLMQLNLEYQSGDIDEETYHKNESEILKDLNSVLEQKKGFN encoded by the coding sequence ATGTTTATAACATATCTCATAATAAAATTGACTCTTGATTCGATTTTAAAAGAATGTAATCGTATTACAGCAGAACATATTTCACAAGAACATATACGATTAATAAAATCAAGATTAATGCAATTAAATTTAGAATATCAAAGTGGTGACATAGATGAAGAAACATATCACAAAAATGAATCTGAAATTTTGAAAGATTTGAACAGTGTATTAGAACAAAAAAAGGGGTTTAATTGA
- a CDS encoding GvpL/GvpF family gas vesicle protein produces the protein MIILAMIKGRYVYCILESEKKPDIGNIGLFDSSVYTIGHKDLNAIVSAIPFKETQANVDNIVAHQRVVEASRKIGTTLPVRFGVIIKTEEGVKNLLVKSYRDFRSKITKFKDKDEFGVKVIFDKNNVKKIKKTTHDISYEVKKIKKEMSNAGDGAAYFLKMKMDEAIKNETLKKIDELSGEIHHDLVSLADDSRLLKTDIDQVILNVAYLIKKNDHDSFNLKLKKLEEKYKKDSLTFHLSGPWAPYSFC, from the coding sequence TTGATAATATTAGCAATGATTAAAGGAAGATACGTTTACTGCATATTAGAAAGCGAAAAAAAGCCAGATATTGGAAATATAGGATTATTTGATAGCAGTGTGTATACAATAGGTCATAAGGATCTTAACGCAATAGTAAGTGCAATACCATTCAAAGAAACACAAGCTAATGTAGACAACATCGTAGCTCACCAGAGAGTTGTTGAAGCATCAAGAAAAATAGGCACTACATTGCCGGTGAGATTTGGCGTAATCATAAAGACAGAAGAAGGAGTAAAAAATTTACTTGTAAAGTCATATAGAGATTTCAGATCAAAAATAACCAAATTCAAAGATAAAGATGAATTTGGCGTCAAAGTGATCTTTGACAAAAACAACGTAAAAAAAATCAAGAAAACTACACATGACATATCTTATGAAGTTAAAAAAATCAAAAAAGAAATGTCTAATGCAGGAGATGGTGCGGCATATTTTCTTAAAATGAAGATGGATGAGGCCATCAAAAATGAGACACTTAAAAAAATAGATGAGTTAAGTGGAGAGATTCACCATGATCTTGTAAGCTTAGCTGATGATAGCAGATTATTAAAAACTGACATAGACCAAGTCATCTTAAATGTTGCATATCTGATAAAAAAAAATGATCATGACAGTTTCAATTTAAAATTAAAAAAATTGGAAGAAAAATACAAGAAAGACAGCCTAACGTTTCATCTAAGCGGGCCATGGGCGCCATATTCATTTTGTTGA
- a CDS encoding gas vesicle protein K, whose translation MGNFSKNHKTELVSVEKINLDGQKLQNGLGKLVLTLVEILRQILERQARRRIESGTLTSEEIERLGLAFMQTRQKIIEISKVFGCSAEELDLNLGSLIKSENVPFDKISIVDVVDKLLDKGVMVTGQVTISVADVDLIALDLLATLSSLPTKKNKSVKTIDNISND comes from the coding sequence TTGGGAAATTTTTCTAAAAATCATAAAACAGAATTAGTAAGTGTTGAAAAAATAAATCTAGACGGACAAAAGTTACAAAATGGACTTGGAAAGCTTGTATTAACTCTTGTTGAAATACTTCGCCAGATTCTTGAAAGACAAGCTCGGCGGAGAATCGAATCAGGCACTCTGACAAGTGAGGAGATAGAGAGGTTAGGGCTTGCTTTTATGCAAACCAGACAAAAAATAATAGAGATTTCCAAAGTGTTTGGGTGTAGCGCGGAAGAACTTGATCTTAATCTTGGCTCTCTAATAAAGTCCGAAAATGTACCTTTTGACAAGATTTCAATTGTAGATGTAGTTGACAAATTACTAGACAAAGGAGTAATGGTTACGGGTCAAGTAACAATTTCAGTAGCAGATGTTGATTTAATAGCATTAGACCTTCTTGCAACACTTTCTTCTTTACCTACAAAGAAAAATAAATCAGTAAAAACTATTGATAATATTAGCAATGATTAA
- a CDS encoding gas vesicle protein, whose product MSLKTLTPRQLTIIDLIDRILDKGVVINGDITVSIVGVDLLSLKINLVIASLETAKRYGMKLPWEKWDKGITKRSETKSIRR is encoded by the coding sequence ATGTCGCTTAAGACACTCACTCCAAGACAATTAACGATCATTGATCTAATTGACAGAATTTTGGATAAAGGAGTAGTAATAAATGGTGACATTACAGTCTCGATTGTGGGGGTAGACTTACTTTCTTTAAAAATTAATCTTGTAATAGCTTCACTTGAAACTGCAAAACGATACGGAATGAAACTTCCTTGGGAAAAATGGGATAAAGGAATTACCAAGCGTTCAGAGACAAAAAGTATTAGGAGATAA
- the gvpJ gene encoding gas vesicle protein GvpJ yields the protein MSQQMYSRPMLNIYDLVDRVLDKGLVIDANLSVSLVGIEILVIRARIVVSGIDTFLRYASALGLAAPPGLPQK from the coding sequence ATGTCTCAACAAATGTATAGTAGACCGATGCTAAACATTTACGACCTAGTAGACAGAGTACTGGATAAAGGACTAGTTATAGATGCAAATCTTTCTGTATCATTAGTAGGCATAGAAATACTTGTTATAAGAGCCAGAATAGTGGTTTCAGGTATTGACACATTCCTTAGATATGCATCTGCATTAGGACTAGCAGCGCCGCCAGGACTCCCACAAAAGTAG
- a CDS encoding MEDS domain-containing protein, whose translation MLVRTKRCHTVETGNHIAVVYSHKDEELEEAFEFLKSGLEKNEIIMLITDDLSKDEIRKKINNEWNVDANTLEKNGHLIIKTTPEWYFPYAPPSVHKLNTVWISMIDYPYIKRKNGVRVFADMSAFFRYGFLRELVLYESTLEKEFDFPFTMVCAYKSKDFETLNQKQQNMLIEHHHLMWK comes from the coding sequence ATGTTAGTACGTACAAAACGATGTCACACAGTAGAAACTGGGAATCATATAGCAGTAGTATATTCACATAAAGACGAAGAACTTGAAGAAGCTTTTGAATTCTTAAAATCTGGTCTAGAAAAAAATGAAATTATTATGTTAATAACGGATGACCTCTCCAAAGATGAAATTCGTAAAAAAATTAACAATGAATGGAATGTTGATGCTAACACTCTTGAAAAAAATGGTCATCTTATCATAAAGACTACACCAGAATGGTATTTTCCATATGCACCACCTAGTGTTCATAAGCTAAATACAGTGTGGATTTCAATGATTGATTATCCATATATCAAAAGAAAAAACGGGGTGAGAGTATTTGCTGACATGTCTGCATTTTTTAGATATGGCTTTTTACGAGAACTAGTTCTTTATGAATCAACATTAGAAAAGGAATTTGATTTTCCATTTACAATGGTCTGTGCCTATAAATCTAAAGATTTTGAAACTCTAAATCAAAAACAACAAAATATGTTAATTGAACATCACCATTTGATGTGGAAATAA
- a CDS encoding winged helix-turn-helix domain-containing protein: MKYRSRTEISAMILEAVRSGATKTKIMYRAYLSYTLVKQYIAFLQENDLLRYEKLTKQYRITEKGLKFLHSYDQIIELLSSKNKEKKIVI; this comes from the coding sequence ATGAAATATCGTAGTAGAACTGAAATCTCAGCCATGATCCTAGAGGCTGTAAGGTCGGGAGCTACGAAGACAAAGATAATGTATAGGGCATATCTTTCCTATACGCTTGTTAAACAATACATTGCATTTCTACAAGAAAATGATCTTTTAAGATATGAAAAACTGACAAAACAATATAGAATAACTGAGAAGGGACTAAAATTCTTACACTCGTATGATCAAATTATTGAATTGCTCTCTTCAAAAA